AGCGCCGACGGCGGCGAGAGTCTCCAAGCCCGCGACGAGCGCGAGCTGGGCTTCGGGATGGATGTGGCCATCGAGCACGCCGACAGACGGATCGCAAACACCGACTCGCTCGAAGCGTTTCAGGACCGTATCCGAACGCTGCTCGCGGAGGAAGGGAGATGATGTACCGTATCGACGTCGAGGTCGTCGCACCGGTCAACGACACCGAGGTCACCGAGCGGGTCGTGACCGCCGTCGAGAACCTCGTTCCGGGTGCGGATATCGAGCGCGCGCCCGGCGAGGTGCGCGCCGAAACCCACAGTCTCGACCACTTCTCCGAACTGCTCCACGAGCAGGAGATCCTCGACAGCGCCCGCGGCGAGTTCTTCGACGGTCGTCGGGGCGACACGGTGAGCGTCGCGCTGAAGAAACAGGCCGCCTTCGAGGGTGTCGTCAACTTCGCGGTCGGCGAGCCGGACGAACTCGGGGACATCCACCTTCGAGTACGGGTCCACGAGCCGAGCGTCGAGGAGTACGTCAATCACGTCGCGCCGCCGACCGAGGACGGACGGCCCATCAGCGACCGTCAGTAGCCCGCTCGTCGAAACCGCTCACGAAGATCGCCAGCCACTCGCTCGTGTCACGGTGCTGGCTGACCTCGATTCCCTCGACCCACTTCACCCACTGGAAGCCGCGCCGGCCGGGCGCGACCAGTCTGAGCGGGAAGCCGTGCCCATGTGAAAGGCGTTCGCCATCGGTGTGGGTCGCCAGCAGTGCGTCGCGAGCTTCCTCGATGGGGAGACTCCAGCGATAGCCCGTCACCGAGCGGAAGGAGACCCACTGGGCATCAGCGGAGGGTTCGACCGCGTCGAGGAGGTCGCCGACCCGCAGGCCGCGCCAGTCGTGGGTCGAGTACCAGCCACTGGTGCAGTCGAGCGTCGTCCGGTGCTCGCCATCGGGTTCGAGGTCCGCCGCGGTGAGCGCCAGTTCGCATTTGACCGCGCCGCCGACCCGAAGTTCCCAGTCATCGGGGTCGATGGGGTCCGGGTCGTCGGCGACCCAACTCGTCACCGGGAAGGCGTTGCCCGCGCCCGTGCCCTGCTCTTCGGAGCCGGTGAATCGCTGGTTGGTGGCGAGGCCGAACAGTCGATTGGCCCCGCGCTGGACGCGCCACGCGAGCGCGCCGAAGCCGACGACCGCGAGCGACGCGATGGCCGTGCGCCGGCCCTCGAAATCACTCGTGGAGGGGAGGCGAACGCGGCCACGGAGATGGACGAGGAGCACGGGAACCACGAGCACGCCGAGGGCCATGTGGACGAACAGGAGCAGCCACGGGCCGAGCATCGGCGTCGCGCCCGACGTCCAGACGAGACCGGTAGCGAGCGCCGCGAGCGCGAGGATCGTCAGCAGGATGGACAACGGCGTTTCGCGGGTCCACGCCGCCCGGTTGGTCACCCGCGGGCGTACGCGCCGGAGTTTCCAGACGAGGAGGAGAACGAGCGCCAGCCCACCCATCCCGTGGAGGACGAACACGACCGCGTCGCCGGGCCGCCCCGAGACGAGGCTCAGCAGGCCGGTGGCGACCGCGAAACTCACAGTGACGAGTATCGACAAGTCGACCAGCCGTGGCGGGAGTTCGAGACGCGATACCACACCGCTCTTAGGACATCCAGCCGGTTGAGTGCTGCGCTCAGCCGTACGAGCGCCGCGCGACGACCGCTCCGGTGGCATCCTCGACGATGACGGTGTCGCCGTCGTTGTTCCAGACCGCGCTCGTCAGCCCCCAGTAGCGGTCGGTTTTCGTGTCGGTTCCGCGGCCCGTGTGCAGCGTGAGGCGCTCGCCGGGTGCGAGGGCGCTCCCGTCCGGAAACGAGTAGGTGTGGCCTGCCTCGTCGCGGACCGTCCAGTCCGAGAGGGCGAGCACGTTCGTTCCACGGTTCTCGAACGTCACCGTCTCCTCGTCGAGGTTCGCGTTGTCGTTGCCCGGCGCGTCGGCAGCGATTGTGGCGACCGCGAGTGGTCCGCCGTCGGAACCGGTCGTCGCAGTTCGTTGCGAGTCGCCCGCACACTCCCAGAGACCGGTATGTGTTCGCTGGGCGCGTGCTTCGGCTCGATAGAACCGTTCCTGATCCCGAAACTGGCTGTCGTAGACCCGTGCGTACCCCTCCTTCACGAGTCGGAAGTTGAGGTTCGAGCCGTCGTGGACGACGAACGCCAGCAGGCGGTCGTAGCGGCCACGGCCATCGCCCGCGAGTCGCACCGTCTCGCCGCCGACCGTTCGGCTCACGAACGCGCTCGCTGCATCGCCCGCCTCGCCGAGGCAGGTCTCGCCGACGTCCGTATCCGGAACGCCCTCGTACTCGCTCGGGTTCTCGGCGACGTGGACTTCGGGCGTGTCGACGCCGAGCAGTCGAACCGTATCGGTCGAGCCGTTTCGATACTTGATTTCGAGCGTGTCGCCGTCGACGACGCGCGTGACGGTCACTCGAACACCCGAACGCGCCGGGGTCGGCGCGGAGAGTCCCGCATCGGCGGTAACAGGAGAGTCGTTGATCGGAGTGTTTTCGACCGACTCGCCGACCGTTGCGGTGGTTGCCGGGTCGGCGGCCGTGCAGCCGGCGAGCACGAGGCAACCGACGAGCAGCCACGCGAGTCGGGCCATACACCCACGAGCACGCCCGTCGTTCTAAATCCCGACGGTTCGAGCGCTCAGACCACGACCCGCACGACGGCGAAGAGCACGAGCACACCCAATACATCCGAGACGTTCGTCACGACGGGAATCACCACGTCGTCGGGATCGAGACCGAAGCGGTAGGCGGCGTAGGTCGCGATCACGGTAACGAGCACGGCGAGCACGGCGAGAATCGCGCCGCTGGTGGTCGCAACCAGCAGGACGGTCGCCAGCGCGAGTCGTGTCCCGCCGAGCAGCGCCGACAGCGCCCACGCGCCGGCCCCCACCACCGGAAAGACGGTCAGCGAGAGGGCAACGGTGGCGACGGCGTTGCCGGCGAGCATGTCGTCGGACGGGGAGAAATCGAGCCGTCCCAGATGAAAGGCCGTCGAGAGCCGTGCGGCGAGCACGCTGCCGAGGTTGCCCGCCGTGCCGATGGTCACCGGCACGAGCACGAGCAGCGACGGGTATCGAAAGAGCGTCGTCTGGAACGAACCGAGAACGAGACCGCTGCCGAGTTCGACCAGCGTGAGCGCGAGCAGCACGGGGAGCGTGGCCCGAGTTATCGCTCGAACGGTCCACTCGGTCGGCACTCACCCACCCCCGCCGAAGCCGAGTCCGAGCACGATGCGGACGGCCACCAGCAGATAGACGAGTCCGAAAACGTCGCCCGTCGTCGTCACGAGCGGGCCGACGAGCGTATCGGGGTCGTAACCGCGGCGATAGCCCGCAAACACCGCGACGACGACGACCGTCACAAGCGTGACGCCCGAAAACAACCCCGCGAGCACCGAGATGGCGACGAGCGTGACCGCCGGCGCGGGCGCGGCCGACGACACCCAGAGGACGAAATACGCCGCCAATGCAGCGAACGCACTGGCGAGCAGCCCGTTTGCGATTGCGGCCGTAACCGCCGCGCGCAGGCGACTGTCGCCACCGCGGACCCGCGGTTCGATGAGTCCCTGATGGAGTGCGGTGGCGATGCGTGCGCCGAGCGAGCTATAGACGTTCCCGCGGGTGGCGAGCAGTGCGGGTACGAGCACCAGCAGTCCCGACACCGCCCGGAGTTCGCTCCGCATCCCGCCGAGGACCACCCCAGCGAGAAGCCCGGCGACGAGGCTCGCAGACAGCGCCGGCAGCGCCTCGCGGTAGGCCTCGCGTGCGACCTCGGCGACGGTCATTGCCGACCGAACCACCGCCAGCGATAAAAGTCCGTCCGGTTGGCGTTATCCGAACGGGCCGCCACCGCCGCCCATTCCACCCATGCCGCCCATCCCGCCACCGCCGCCGTCGCCTTGCTCCATGCGCTTCATCATCCGCTGCATGTCCGCGTCGCCCATCCCCTGGAACTGCTTGAGGGTGCGCTCCATCATCCGATGCTGTTCTAAGAGTTCCTGGACGCGCTCTTCGGGCTGGCCGGAGCCGCGCGCGACGCGGCGAACCTGATTGGCCCCCACCGAGCGGGGATTTTCGAGTTCCTTCTCGGTCATCGAGTCCATGATGACGTCGAAGCTTCGCATTCGGTCCTGCGTGACGTCCATCGCGTCGTCGGGTAGTTGGTCCTTGAGACCGCCACCCAGTCCGGGAATCATGTCGAGCACTTGGTCGAGCGGCCCCATCTTGTTCATCGCGTTCATCTGGTGGCGCATGTCGTTGAGGGTGAACTGCCCGGACATGATGTCCTCGGGGTCCCAGTCGTCTTCCTCGTCGCCGGTTTCCATCGCGCGCTCGACCCGTTCGGCGAGTTGTTTGAGATCGCCCATCCCCAACAGTCGGGAGATGAAGCCGTTCGGCTCGAAGCGCTCGACGTCCTGGACCGTCTCGCCGGTCCCCAGAAAGGCGATCGACGAGTCGGTTTCGTTCACGGCAGTCAGCGCACCGCCACCCTTGGCCGTCCCGTCGAGTTTCGTTATCACGACGCCGTCGACGCCGATGGCCTCCTCGAAGCGCTTGGCCTGGTCTTTGGCCCCTTGCCCGATGGCCGCGTCCATCACGAGCAGGCTCCGGTCGGGGTCTACAGTATCGTCGATAGCTTCAATCTCGTCGATGAGGCCCTCTTCGAGCGCGTGGCGACCGGCCGTATCGACGATGTGAACGTCGGCCTCCTCGGTGGCGGCGAATCCCTCGCGGGCGATCTCGACCGGGTCCTCGCTGTCGGGATCGCCGTAGAAGGTGACTTCGGCGCGCTCGGCCATCTCCTTGGACTGGTCGTACGCACCCGGACGGAACGTGTCGGTCTGGATGATGGCCGGCCGGAGGCCCTTCTTCGAGAACCACCACGCCATCTTCGCCGCCGTGGTCGTCTTCCCGGATCCCTGTAGCCCCGCCAGCAGGATGGTCTGGGACTCCAAGGGCAGGTCGGTCGAATCGCCCACCAACTCGACCATCTCCTCGTAGACGATGCGGAGGACGAAATCGCGCGCCGTCGTGCCGCCCGGGGGTTCCTCTTCGAGCGCGCGCCGCTCGATGCTGTCCGAGAGGTCCATCACGAGTGAGATTTCGACGTCGGCCTGGATCAGCGAGCGCTGGATCTCCCGGACTACCTCCTCGACGTCCTCCTCGTCGAGGCGCGTCTTGCCCTGCAATCGGTCGAGCGTTCCGCGGAGGGAACTCCCGAGGTCGTCGAGTACCATTTGCCGACGCTATGCCGTGTAGCTGGTAAAGGCTTGTCCGTCCCACTTTTTTTGCGTCGGGTCGGTTCGCTCCGCTTACCGATCACTCCTTGAAAAACCTGGACTAAAAAGGTCCGCTCGCTCGCCGACGGTTCGCTCGCGGTTCGATAGCTAACCCCTCAGCTACCGTGCCGCGACGGTCACACCCTCCCAACCGATTCGCTCGTTCGTTTCACTCGCCCCGTCATCCCTCGCACGAGTCGCACCTACTGCTCCCGTGCGCCGCACAACTCGAAAAGATTTCCTACTCCTCGTCCGCACCGAGCAACCGGTCGACGAGCGCGTCGGGGTCGAACCGCTCGATATCGTCGTAGCCCTGTCCAGTGCCCAAAAACAGAATGGGTTTGCCGGTGACGTGGGCGATGGAGATAGCCGCCCCACCTTGGGAATCGGCGTCGGCCTTGGCCAAAATCGCGCCGTCGATGGTCGCGGCGTCGTCGAACTCACGGGCGCGATTGGTCGCGTCCTGGCCGGCGACCGCCTCGTCGACGAACAGCGTCATGTCGGGGTCGACAACTCGGTCGATCTTCTCCAACTGGGCCATCAGATCGTTCGAGGTGTGGAGTCGCCCCGCCGTGTCGCCGAGCACCACGTCGATGTCGTGAGCCTCGGCGTACTCGACGGCGTCGTAGAGCACGGCCGCGGGGTCCGAGCCCTGCTCGTGGGCGATGTATTCCTTGTCCAGATTTTCGGCGTGCTCGCCCAACTGCTGGTTCGCACCGGCCCGATAGGTGTCGCCGTTTGCGAGCACCGTCGAAAGCCCGCGCTCCTCGAAGTAGCGCGCGAGCTTGGCGATGGTCGTGGTCTTGCCGACGCCGTTCACCCCGGTGAAGACGATGGTCACGGGCTTTTCGGCCTCCGCCACGCGCTCTTCGAAATCGAACTGTCCCACCGAGATGACCTCCCGGAGCGCCTCGGCGAGCGCTTCCTCGACGACCAGACCCGTGCCCTTGACCTGCGCACGCGTCGCACCGGTGAGTTCCTCGCGCAGGCGGTCGAGGATTGCTTCAGT
This region of Halococcus sediminicola genomic DNA includes:
- the ftsY gene encoding signal recognition particle-docking protein FtsY, producing the protein MFDGLKDRLSDFRRDAEEEIDEATAEVEENEPADEPEPAVEADPSTEPEETVPTATEPDADSGPALTDPDAATDDSPSTAESDAEADAAPVASDMSDTETTETETAVEPEAAEPAGEETVADESDERAAGDAEADSKDEEATRTRLRRPSPAEETEDGGEEDGEKLGFGTRAKLFATGQSLIEAAELEGPLFELEMALLESDVEMSVTEAILDRLREELTGATRAQVKGTGLVVEEALAEALREVISVGQFDFEERVAEAEKPVTIVFTGVNGVGKTTTIAKLARYFEERGLSTVLANGDTYRAGANQQLGEHAENLDKEYIAHEQGSDPAAVLYDAVEYAEAHDIDVVLGDTAGRLHTSNDLMAQLEKIDRVVDPDMTLFVDEAVAGQDATNRAREFDDAATIDGAILAKADADSQGGAAISIAHVTGKPILFLGTGQGYDDIERFDPDALVDRLLGADEE
- a CDS encoding molybdopterin-dependent oxidoreductase, which translates into the protein MVSRLELPPRLVDLSILVTVSFAVATGLLSLVSGRPGDAVVFVLHGMGGLALVLLLVWKLRRVRPRVTNRAAWTRETPLSILLTILALAALATGLVWTSGATPMLGPWLLLFVHMALGVLVVPVLLVHLRGRVRLPSTSDFEGRRTAIASLAVVGFGALAWRVQRGANRLFGLATNQRFTGSEEQGTGAGNAFPVTSWVADDPDPIDPDDWELRVGGAVKCELALTAADLEPDGEHRTTLDCTSGWYSTHDWRGLRVGDLLDAVEPSADAQWVSFRSVTGYRWSLPIEEARDALLATHTDGERLSHGHGFPLRLVAPGRRGFQWVKWVEGIEVSQHRDTSEWLAIFVSGFDERATDGR
- a CDS encoding magnesium transporter, with product MTVAEVAREAYREALPALSASLVAGLLAGVVLGGMRSELRAVSGLLVLVPALLATRGNVYSSLGARIATALHQGLIEPRVRGGDSRLRAAVTAAIANGLLASAFAALAAYFVLWVSSAAPAPAVTLVAISVLAGLFSGVTLVTVVVVAVFAGYRRGYDPDTLVGPLVTTTGDVFGLVYLLVAVRIVLGLGFGGGG
- a CDS encoding magnesium transporter, which gives rise to MPTEWTVRAITRATLPVLLALTLVELGSGLVLGSFQTTLFRYPSLLVLVPVTIGTAGNLGSVLAARLSTAFHLGRLDFSPSDDMLAGNAVATVALSLTVFPVVGAGAWALSALLGGTRLALATVLLVATTSGAILAVLAVLVTVIATYAAYRFGLDPDDVVIPVVTNVSDVLGVLVLFAVVRVVV
- a CDS encoding RNA-binding domain-containing protein: MMYRIDVEVVAPVNDTEVTERVVTAVENLVPGADIERAPGEVRAETHSLDHFSELLHEQEILDSARGEFFDGRRGDTVSVALKKQAAFEGVVNFAVGEPDELGDIHLRVRVHEPSVEEYVNHVAPPTEDGRPISDRQ
- a CDS encoding signal recognition particle protein Srp54, which encodes MVLDDLGSSLRGTLDRLQGKTRLDEEDVEEVVREIQRSLIQADVEISLVMDLSDSIERRALEEEPPGGTTARDFVLRIVYEEMVELVGDSTDLPLESQTILLAGLQGSGKTTTAAKMAWWFSKKGLRPAIIQTDTFRPGAYDQSKEMAERAEVTFYGDPDSEDPVEIAREGFAATEEADVHIVDTAGRHALEEGLIDEIEAIDDTVDPDRSLLVMDAAIGQGAKDQAKRFEEAIGVDGVVITKLDGTAKGGGALTAVNETDSSIAFLGTGETVQDVERFEPNGFISRLLGMGDLKQLAERVERAMETGDEEDDWDPEDIMSGQFTLNDMRHQMNAMNKMGPLDQVLDMIPGLGGGLKDQLPDDAMDVTQDRMRSFDVIMDSMTEKELENPRSVGANQVRRVARGSGQPEERVQELLEQHRMMERTLKQFQGMGDADMQRMMKRMEQGDGGGGGMGGMGGMGGGGGPFG
- a CDS encoding lamin tail domain-containing protein encodes the protein MARLAWLLVGCLVLAGCTAADPATTATVGESVENTPINDSPVTADAGLSAPTPARSGVRVTVTRVVDGDTLEIKYRNGSTDTVRLLGVDTPEVHVAENPSEYEGVPDTDVGETCLGEAGDAASAFVSRTVGGETVRLAGDGRGRYDRLLAFVVHDGSNLNFRLVKEGYARVYDSQFRDQERFYRAEARAQRTHTGLWECAGDSQRTATTGSDGGPLAVATIAADAPGNDNANLDEETVTFENRGTNVLALSDWTVRDEAGHTYSFPDGSALAPGERLTLHTGRGTDTKTDRYWGLTSAVWNNDGDTVIVEDATGAVVARRSYG